A DNA window from Balneola sp. contains the following coding sequences:
- a CDS encoding peptidase M28 has product MTNKILLFLLAVTVAACSTSTPKDIYSFSEEITESSLYSDLAVLADDSLQGRETGTIGEEKAARYLSKRYTEMGLKAVGDNDTYFQHYKVKLRGTEDSVATKNVVAFLEGSDPQMKDEVVVLSSHYDHVGVGRPDSTGDTIYNGADDDGSGTTATLQVAEAMAKAKAAGVGPKRSVLFLNVSGEEKGLLGSYYYSENPLFSIENTVANINIDMIGRVDPEHQNGDSSYVYVIGNAIISSQMDSLTRIANDMGPNLDLSDRYNDLNDPNQFYRRSDHWNFGRLGVPFVFFFNGTHEDYHRPQDHIEKITFEPYLKRTHLVYNLTAILANSPNRPLVDNQEFIEKTQVNPR; this is encoded by the coding sequence ATGACTAATAAAATACTTCTATTCCTGCTCGCTGTAACTGTTGCAGCATGTAGCACTTCTACTCCTAAAGACATCTATTCCTTTTCTGAGGAAATCACTGAATCGAGCTTGTACAGTGATTTAGCCGTGCTCGCTGATGACTCTCTGCAAGGCCGTGAAACCGGAACCATCGGTGAAGAAAAAGCCGCTCGATACCTTTCCAAAAGATATACTGAAATGGGCTTAAAAGCCGTCGGCGATAATGACACCTATTTTCAGCACTACAAAGTTAAACTGAGGGGCACTGAAGATTCTGTTGCTACCAAAAACGTAGTCGCTTTTTTGGAAGGTTCTGATCCTCAAATGAAAGATGAAGTCGTTGTACTTAGTTCACACTATGATCATGTAGGCGTTGGCCGTCCAGACTCCACCGGAGATACCATCTATAACGGCGCTGATGACGATGGAAGTGGAACAACTGCCACTCTTCAAGTAGCAGAGGCGATGGCAAAAGCAAAAGCAGCCGGTGTTGGCCCAAAACGCAGTGTGCTTTTCCTTAATGTTTCAGGTGAAGAAAAGGGATTGCTTGGCTCCTACTATTATTCTGAAAATCCGCTTTTTTCAATTGAGAACACTGTGGCTAATATCAATATAGATATGATTGGCCGTGTTGATCCGGAACACCAGAACGGAGACAGCAGCTATGTGTATGTAATTGGAAACGCCATTATTTCCTCTCAAATGGATAGCCTGACCCGAATAGCAAACGACATGGGCCCGAACCTTGATTTAAGTGATCGCTATAACGACCTGAATGACCCGAACCAGTTTTACAGAAGAAGTGACCACTGGAACTTTGGGCGGTTGGGCGTTCCTTTTGTATTCTTTTTCAATGGAACTCACGAAGACTACCACCGGCCTCAGGATCATATCGAGAAAATCACTTTTGAGCCTTATCTAAAGAGAACTCATTTGGTGTATAACCTGACTGCTATCTTGGCAAACTCCCCTAATCGACCTTTGGTTGATAACCAGGAGTTTATTGAGAAAACTCAGGTCAACCCAAGGTAG